One part of the Mycobacterium marinum genome encodes these proteins:
- a CDS encoding fatty acid--CoA ligase gives MYSTMQDFPLTITAIMRHGCGVHGSRQVITATGDAYRQTTYREVGQRAAQLANGLRGLGISGDQRVATFMWNNAEHLVAYLAVPSMGAVLHTLNIRLFAEQIAYVANEAEDQVVLVDLSLTNLLAPVLPNLGTVHTVIAVGEGDTAALEESGKTVLRYDELLDGQSTEFDWPHIDENSAAAMCYTSGTTGHPKGVVYSHRSSFLHSMATCTANGIGVGSNDRVLPIVPMFHANAWGLPYAALMAGADLVLPDRHLDARSLVHMVENLRPTRAGAVPTIWNDVMHYLEKNPGHDVSSLGLVACGGSAVPESLMRTFEEKYGVQIRQLWGMTETSPLATMAWPPPGTPPDRHWAIRSTQGQPVCGVETRIVDDNGEALPNDGQAVGEVEVRGPWITGAYYLGYDQSKFDSGWLRTGDVGRIDELGFITLTDRAKDVIKSGGEWISSVELENCLIAHPDVVEAAVVGVPDERWQERPLAVVVRREGATVSAAELRKFLADRVVRWWLPERWAFADQVPRTSVGKYDKKTIRAGYAEGVYQVTEVHN, from the coding sequence ATGTACAGCACGATGCAGGATTTTCCTCTGACGATCACCGCGATCATGCGCCACGGCTGTGGCGTTCACGGGTCGCGACAGGTGATCACCGCGACAGGTGACGCCTATCGTCAGACCACCTATCGCGAAGTCGGACAGCGTGCCGCCCAACTGGCAAACGGGCTGCGCGGACTGGGCATTTCCGGTGACCAGCGGGTGGCCACGTTCATGTGGAACAACGCCGAACACCTGGTGGCCTACCTGGCGGTGCCGTCGATGGGGGCGGTGCTGCACACCCTCAATATCCGGCTGTTCGCCGAGCAGATCGCCTACGTCGCCAACGAGGCCGAAGACCAGGTGGTCCTGGTCGACCTGTCCTTGACCAACCTGCTGGCCCCGGTGCTGCCCAACCTCGGCACCGTGCACACGGTAATCGCGGTCGGGGAGGGAGACACCGCGGCGCTGGAAGAGTCGGGCAAGACCGTGCTGCGCTACGACGAGCTGCTCGACGGCCAATCGACCGAGTTCGATTGGCCGCACATCGACGAGAACTCCGCCGCCGCCATGTGTTACACCAGCGGTACCACCGGACACCCGAAAGGCGTTGTCTACAGCCATCGTTCAAGCTTTTTACACTCGATGGCGACCTGTACCGCAAACGGTATCGGCGTGGGATCCAACGATCGGGTGCTGCCGATCGTGCCGATGTTTCATGCCAACGCCTGGGGGCTGCCCTACGCCGCGCTGATGGCCGGCGCGGATCTGGTGCTACCCGACCGCCATCTCGACGCCAGGTCGCTAGTTCACATGGTGGAGAACCTGCGCCCCACCCGGGCCGGCGCGGTGCCGACCATCTGGAACGACGTCATGCACTACCTGGAGAAAAATCCCGGCCACGACGTGTCCTCGTTGGGGCTGGTGGCCTGCGGTGGCTCGGCGGTTCCGGAATCGCTGATGCGGACGTTCGAAGAAAAGTACGGCGTCCAAATCCGGCAGTTGTGGGGGATGACGGAAACGTCGCCGTTGGCCACCATGGCCTGGCCGCCGCCGGGAACCCCGCCGGACCGGCACTGGGCGATCCGGTCCACGCAGGGCCAGCCGGTGTGCGGCGTGGAAACCAGGATCGTCGACGACAACGGCGAGGCGCTGCCCAACGACGGCCAGGCCGTGGGCGAGGTAGAGGTCCGCGGCCCGTGGATCACCGGCGCCTACTACCTGGGCTATGACCAGTCCAAGTTCGATTCCGGCTGGCTGCGCACCGGCGATGTCGGGCGCATCGATGAGCTGGGCTTCATCACGTTGACCGACCGGGCCAAGGATGTCATCAAGTCCGGCGGGGAATGGATCTCCTCGGTGGAGTTGGAGAACTGTCTGATCGCTCATCCCGATGTGGTCGAGGCCGCGGTGGTGGGCGTCCCCGACGAGCGCTGGCAGGAGCGGCCGCTGGCCGTCGTGGTTCGCCGCGAGGGGGCCACGGTCAGCGCCGCGGAACTGCGAAAGTTCCTTGCGGACCGGGTGGTTCGATGGTGGCTGCCCGAACGGTGGGCATTTGCCGATCAGGTTCCGCGCACCAGTGTGGGTAAGTACGACAAGAAGACCATCAGGGCCGGTTATGCGGAGGGCGTCTACCAGGTCACCGAGGTACACAACTGA
- a CDS encoding YncE family protein encodes MSDVNGQQTGWNDRDGGDVQVFELGTAPDFPTSVEIAVANGPIGDIGISPDGSRLMVTNYGDNSVSVIDTDTCRVVETITGIDEAFAVTTGGPAANRAYVSTVSTAYDAIAVIDVATNAVVSTHPLALSVSDLAASSDGKYVYASRNGARGADIAVLDTATGRVDVVDIATKSGLTTECVRVSADGQRVYVGANGPSGGQLIVVATHAESELNPVRGGRARSRGRNGKGVAGSVVQQFPRDLRIIDTIEIGSSVRDVAISPDGTTAYVASCGADFGAVIDVVDTRTRKITGTRKIEEIGGLITRLSIGGNGERAYLVSEDRVTVLSARSQDVIGTVRVNQPSAAIESPGGDRLYVADYSGTVTMTLVDLGVSAIDNALCQGLSADWVMPELLQFEAALA; translated from the coding sequence GGATGTCCAGGTCTTCGAGTTGGGTACCGCACCCGATTTCCCGACCTCCGTCGAGATTGCGGTGGCCAACGGGCCCATCGGTGACATCGGCATCAGTCCCGACGGCAGTCGCCTGATGGTGACCAACTACGGCGACAACAGCGTGTCGGTGATCGACACCGACACCTGCCGGGTGGTGGAGACCATCACCGGCATCGATGAGGCTTTCGCGGTCACCACGGGCGGCCCAGCCGCCAACCGCGCCTACGTGAGCACCGTTTCGACTGCGTATGACGCCATTGCCGTGATCGATGTCGCCACCAACGCCGTCGTCTCCACCCACCCGCTGGCGCTCAGCGTCAGTGACCTGGCGGCCAGCTCGGATGGAAAGTACGTCTACGCCAGCCGCAACGGCGCTCGCGGTGCCGACATCGCTGTTCTTGACACCGCAACGGGCCGTGTCGATGTGGTCGACATCGCTACCAAGTCCGGCCTCACCACCGAATGTGTCCGCGTCAGCGCCGACGGCCAACGCGTTTACGTCGGAGCCAACGGACCGTCCGGCGGCCAGCTCATCGTCGTGGCAACCCACGCGGAGTCCGAACTCAATCCGGTCCGCGGCGGACGCGCGCGCTCGCGGGGCAGGAATGGCAAGGGCGTGGCCGGATCTGTCGTGCAGCAGTTCCCGCGCGATCTGCGCATCATCGACACGATTGAGATCGGCTCTTCGGTTCGGGATGTCGCGATCAGCCCCGACGGCACCACCGCCTACGTCGCCAGTTGCGGCGCCGACTTCGGCGCGGTGATCGACGTTGTCGACACCCGCACCCGCAAGATCACCGGCACCCGCAAGATCGAGGAGATCGGCGGTCTGATCACCCGGCTTTCCATCGGCGGCAACGGCGAGCGTGCCTACCTGGTGAGCGAGGACCGTGTCACCGTGCTCAGCGCGCGCTCGCAGGATGTCATCGGCACTGTGCGGGTCAACCAGCCGTCCGCCGCGATCGAAAGCCCGGGCGGCGACCGCCTGTACGTCGCTGACTATTCCGGAACGGTCACCATGACGTTGGTTGATCTGGGCGTGTCAGCCATCGACAACGCCCTGTGCCAGGGTTTGTCGGCCGATTGGGTCATGCCTGAGCTGCTGCAGTTCGAGGCGGCGCTGGCCTAA